A single genomic interval of Astyanax mexicanus isolate ESR-SI-001 chromosome 4, AstMex3_surface, whole genome shotgun sequence harbors:
- the LOC103031770 gene encoding corticoliberin-1 has protein sequence MKLHVLLAGTALLSAFLPRGECKAIDTSGVSPTTPDLRRGALPILMRAGEEEYFIKLDSPRPSARLSPNSAPPRASSVKGALQVQLEQGLLRGRVAELTDSSASERERRSDDAPISLDLTFHLLREVLQMARAEQLAQQASSNRRMMEIFGK, from the coding sequence ATGAAGCTGCACGTGCTGCTCGCGGGGACGGCTCTGCTCAGTGCGTTTCTCCCGCGCGGTGAATGTAAAGCGATCGACACGAGCGGCGTTTCTCCCACGACCCCGGACCTGCGGCGCGGCGCGCTCCCGATTCTCATGCGCGCGGGGGAGGAGGAGTACTTCATCAAGCTGGACAGCCCGCGCCCGAGCGCGCGCCTCTCACCGAACAGCGCCCCGCCGCGCGCGAGCTCCGTTAAGGGCGCGCTGCAGGTGCAGCTAGAGCAGGGGCTGCTGCGCGGGCGGGTCGCCGAGCTCACGGACAGCAGCGCGAGCGAGCGCGAGCGGCGCTCCGACGACGCGCCCATCTCTCTGGACCTGACCTTCCACCTGCTGCGCGAGGTGCTGCAGATGGCGCGAGCTGAACAATTAGCGCAGCAGGCGAGCAGCAACCGCAGAATGATGGAAATATTCGGTAAATAA